The nucleotide window GTCGGTAAAGGCCTGACCTTTGACTCCGGCGGTATCTCCATCAAACCAGCCGAAGGCATGGATGAGATGAAGTACGACATGTGCGGTGCTGCGGCTGTTTATGGTGTGATGCGCATGGTCGCTGAGCTTCAGCTGCCCATTAACGTTATCGGCATACTGGCAGGCTGTGAAAACATGCCTGGCGGTCGCGCGTACCGTCCAGGTGACGTACTGACCACCATGTCCGGCCAGACCGTTGAAGTGCTGAACACCGATGCCGAAGGTCGACTGGTGCTGTGTGATGTGCTGACCTACGTCGAGCGTTTCGAACCTGAAGCGGTCATTGACGTCGCAACGCTGACCGGTGCCTGCGTGATTGCGCTGGGCCACCACATCACCGGATTGATGTCTAACCACAACCCGCTGGCACACGAGCTTATCGGCGCGTCCGAGCAGGCGGGTGACCGTGCATGGCGTCTGCCACTGGGCGATGAATTCCAGGAACAGCTGGAATCCAACTTCGCAGATATGGCGAATATTGGCGGCCGCCCTGGCGGTGCGATTACCGCAGGCTGCTTCCTGTCACGCTTCACCCGCAAGTACAACTGGGCACACCTGGATATCGCGGGCACCGCATGGCGCTCCGGTAAAGCCAAAGGTGCAACTGGTCGTCCGGTCGCGTTGCTGTCGCAGTTCCTGCTTAACCGCGCAGGATTTAACGGCGAAGAGTAATTGCCGTTTGTAGGCCGGGTAGGCACTGCGCCGCCCGGCTTTGCATTTAAATCCACAACAAGAAGCCCCATATATGAAGAATGCAACGTTCTACCTTCTGGACAACGACACCCACCAGGATGGCCTCAGCGCTGTTGAACAACTGGTGTGTGAAATTGCCGCAGAACGTTGGCGCGCAGGTAAACGCGTTCTGATTGCCTGTGAAGATGAACAACAGGCTATCCGCCTTGACGAAGCGCTGTGGGCACGCCCACCGGAGAGTTTTGTTCCGCATAACTTGTCCGGAGAAGGGCCACGCGGCGGCGCACCGGTAGAAATTGCCTGGCCGCAAAAGCGCAACAGCAGCGCGCGCGATATTCTGATTAGCCTGCGGATAGATTTTGCAGATTTTGCCACCGCTTTCACAGAAGTGGTAGACTTTGTCCCCTACGAAGAATCTTTGAAACAACTGGCACGCGAGCGCTATAAAGCGTACCGCATGGCTGGTTTTAACCTGAATACGGCAACCTGGACATAATGGAAAAAACATATAACCCACGCGATATCGAACAGCCGCTTTACGAGCACTGGGAACAGCAGGGCTATTTCAAGCCTAACGGCGATGAAAGCAAAGAGTCCTTCTGCATCATGATCCCACCGCCGAACGTCACCGGCAGTTTGCATATGGGTCATGCCTTCCAGCAGACCATCATGGACACCATGATCCGCTATCAGCGCATGCAGGGTAAAAACACCCTATGGCAGGCGGGGACTGACCACGCGGGTATCGCGACCCAGATGGTGGTTGAGCGTAAAATTGCCGCTGAAGAAGGTAAAACCCGCCACGACTACGGTCGTGATGCCTTCATCGACAAAATCTGGCAGTGGAAAGCCGAATCTGGTGGCACCATCACCCGTCAGATGCGCCGTCTTGGCAACTCCGTAGACTGGGAGCGCGAACGCTTCACTATGGATGAAGGTCTTTCCAACGCCGTGAAAGAAGTGTTTGTCCGTCTGTACAAAGAAGACCTGATTTACCGCGGCAAACGCCTGGTCAACTGGGACCCGAAACTGCGCACCGCCATCTCTGACCTGGAAGTGGAAAACCGTGAGTCTAAAGGCTCCATGTGGCACATCCGCTATCCACTGGCCGACGGCGCGAAAACTGCAGACGGTAAAGATTACCTGGTCGTGGCGACCACCCGTCCGGAAACCCTGCTGGGCGATACCGGCGTGGCTGTTAACCCGGAAGATCCGCGTTATAAAGATCTGATCGGTAAATTTGTTGTGTTGCCGCTGGTTAACCGCCGTATTCCTGTTGTGGGCGACGAACACGCCGACATGGAAAAAGGCACCGGCTGCGTGAAAATCACGCCAGCGCACGACTTCAACGACTATGAAGTGGGTCGTCGTCACGCCCTGCCGATGATCAACATTCTGACCTTCGACGGCGATATCCGTGAAAGTGCAGAAGTGTATGACACCAAAGGCAACGAATCTGACGTTTACTCAAGCGACATCCCGGCAGAGTTCCAGAAGCTGGAGCGTTTTGCTGCGCGTAAAGCCGTTGTGGCTGCCGTTGATGCACTCGGTCTGCTGGAAGAGATTAAACCTCACGATCTGACCGTGCCGTACGGCGACCGTGGTGGTGTGGTTATCGAGCCAATGCTGACCGACCAGTGGTATGTGCGTGCTGACGTGCTGGCAAAACCGGCGGTTGAAGCGGTTGAGAACGGGAGCATCCAGTTTGTACCGAAGCAGTACGAAAACATGTACTTCTCCTGGATGCGTGATATTCAGGACTG belongs to Enterobacter cloacae and includes:
- a CDS encoding DNA polymerase III subunit chi, whose amino-acid sequence is MKNATFYLLDNDTHQDGLSAVEQLVCEIAAERWRAGKRVLIACEDEQQAIRLDEALWARPPESFVPHNLSGEGPRGGAPVEIAWPQKRNSSARDILISLRIDFADFATAFTEVVDFVPYEESLKQLARERYKAYRMAGFNLNTATWT